The genome window AGCCATCTTCGTAAACATGCTCATGTCGATCGTGCTCGTATTCTTCACGTTGGGAATCGGAATTCCCTGGGCGTATCTTCGTTCGATTCGTATGATTATGAATTCGTTGTCTTTGGAGACCGCACCGGATCTTTCCGGAATCAAAAGCGTCAAAGATCCCGACGCGAGCGCATTGGCGGACGGATTGCACGAAGCGGGAGAAGCGATCAGCTCGGTGTTCGGCAACTGACGAATGCCCGATCTTTTCTACGACGGCAAAACCGCCGCTCCGGTCTCCGGGACGCTCGTTCCGCAGGAGACCGGTCTCCTCTTTCTCTCAGAAACGCTTCCCGAAGGAAGAAATACATTCCATTTTTCTTATACACAAATCCGATCGCTTGAAAAACTCGGAAACGAATATAGACTCCAACTCGACGACCGCCAGGAAACGCAAAACGATCTGATTTTCACGTTCGATTCTCCGCAAAAAGCGCAACTGATTCAGGCGCACCGCAAGAGGTTGTTCTCCAACGATTTCAAAGGAATTCTTTCCCGTTTTTTGCTTTTGCCTGCGTTGCCTCAGATCCTCGTTGCGGGAATTCTCGCGGTCGGAATCGGAACTCTGATTATGACGAAGTTGGATCGACTTTATGTAATCGTCCCCGAATCCGCGGACAGATCCCTCGGAGAAATGATCTCGAAACAATTCGAAACGAACTACTCCGAATGCAAAAACGCGGAACTCTCGCAGAGCGTAAAAAAAATCCGCAACACGATCGTATCTCCGAAAAAACGGGATCGGTATTCCATCCGCATTCTCAAAAGCGAAGAGGTAAACGCGTTTGCGTTGCCCGGCGGAACCATCTACATCCTTTCCGGACTTTTGGAAGAATCCGAATCGCCGGAAGAAGTCGCGGCCATCCTCGCGCACGAAATCGCGCACGTGGAAAATCGTCACGGAATTCGGCAGATGATTCGACTGCTCGGAATTTCTCTTGTTGTGAAACTCTCGATCGGAATCGGATTCGACGATATCGGAACGCTCGAAACGATTACGGAGATCGTAAACACTCTCACCATTCTCCGCTACTCGCGCGAGTTCGAAGAGGAAGCGGACGGAGAAGCGTTCGAAACCTTAAAAAAATCCGGCATCGGTCTCGGCGGATTCGTGAACTTCTTTGAAAGGGAAGAAGCGAAGTTGGGAAAGAAATCGCCGCAAAGCGGAAAGAAAAAAGCGGAGGAACAAAAGGAATGGGACGCAGCGAAAATTTTAGATTGGTTTAGTACGCACCCGGACAATCAAAGTCGCATTCAAAAGGCCAAGGATTTTTCCAAAGGAATGAAGGCGAAACAAAGAGGAATCCGAATCGATCGATGGAAAACGATTCGGGAAAATTGTTCGTAAGATTACTTCGCGTCTTCCAAGGGAAAGAGTTCCTGAACCGTATTCCCTAAAGCCCTGTCAAAGTCCTCGAACGACTTGAGAATTTCCTGAATCAGAATTTCTCCGTTCGAAAAATCTTCCAGACGATCCAATATCTCTTCTTCTATCTCGTGATGAAACTGCGTATCTTTCATTTTGTTTCCAGTGTCTTATTTATAAGAATACTGAAGATTAGAGGAAAAAAAGGAGGGAAAGCTACGGAGGCCGAAGATTTTTTCTTAAATCGATTCCCAAATTTTTTCCCGAAAAAACTATTGTGTAAGATGATTCCCTTTCAACCCATTCTAAATTCGCTTAAAAGCTACGAAGCCGGTAAACCGATCGAACTCGTCGTACGGGAATTCGGGATCGATCCGCACCAAGTCATCAAACTCGGTTCCAACGAAAACCCGTTCGGCTGCGCACAACCAGTCGTCGAAGCCGTTCAAAAGGCCGCTTCCACGATGTCGTATTATCCGGACGATTCTTACCTGGATCTGAAAACCGCGTTAGGCGAAAGATTCGGCGTGACCCCCGATCGGATCATTCCCGGCAACGGAAGCGATCAGGTTTTGGATTTCGCTTGCCGTTGCGTCCTCGGACCGGGAGATCCGATTCTCATCAATCGAATCACGTTCGCGATGTATAAGATCTACGCGCTTCAATGCGGCGCTAAAGTTCATTCCACGGAAACCGTTCCGCACGATCTAAACGCGTTTCTGGATCTCACGAAGTCCGTGAAACCGAAAATCGTCTTTTTATGCACTCCTTCCAATCCGGTCGGCGACGCGCTCGACAAATCGGACGTTTACGAATTTTTAAGAAGGATTCCCGAGGACACGTTAGTCGTCATTGATGCCGCATATATGGAATTCGGAAACAAAAAGGATCCGAACAAATTCATTCCAGCAAAAGAAGTCACCGATCTTTTTCCGAACGTATTTTATACGGGGACATTTTCCAAGGTTTACGGACTCGGAGGAATGCGGATCGGATACGGAATCGGAAACAAGGAATTGATCTCCAATCTGTATAAGATGCGTCCTCCGTTCAGCGTCGCCAATCTCTCCGCGCTCGCGGCCACGACCGCCCTGCAAAACGAATCGCACGTGGAATCCTATCTCGAAAACAATCTAAACGAGATGAAACGATACGAAGAGTTCGCAAAAGAACAGCGGATCGAATTTATGAATTCGTACGCGAACTTCATTACGCTTTTTGCAAGAAAGAACGGGAGATCTTCCACGGAAATCGCGCAATCCCTACTGCGTCAGGGAATCATTCTCCGCGATTTGAAAAGTTACGAATTGGGCGCGCTTCGAATCACGATCGGAAGACCGGACCAAAACGATCGGGTTCTCGACGCTTTGCGCAAAGAATTCGGATAAATTGCGGTTTTGTAATCAAATCGCAATTCTTCCTTTAAAAAAAGATTTTAGGTTTTGATCGAAACGCACGAAACGTTTATTAAACCTCGCCGGTCTTACGGCCAAGGAGGAAAGATGTTCCAATCCGAATTCAAACAAAAAAAGACGAAAGAAACGATTCAGTCGATTCAACAGCGAAATTCCGAATCCAACCGGATTCAAACGGAAACGGGAAAAGGTTTTAAACTGGAAGCCGACGCGAAACAAGTCAAGGCTCGTCCGGAACTTTACGACAAATAATCAATCCGCCGCGCTCTTCGAACGATCGAAGTCATTCAATCCCCTTTTTTCCAAGAAGTTTTTTCCCAGACCTTTTCCAGATATTCCTTCAACTTCAACTCGGCTCCGTTTCCCGTCGGAAAGTAAAAACGGGGCGGGTGATCCGCATATTCGTCCGGGAAATAATTTTGTTCCTTAAACCCTCCGAAGTCGTGCGGATAAATATAACCTTGGGAGGCCCCTTCCTTTTTATGAAGAAAGGTGGGCGCGTTTCGAAGACGATTCGGAATTTTAATCCCGGTTCCTTTTTCTCGAACGAAAGAAAGCGCCGCTCCCAATCCCTTGTAGCTCGCATTCGATTTCGGGCAGGAGGCTAAGAAGGTCGTGACGTGCGCGAGAATCAATCTTCCTTCCGGCATTCCGATCGCCTCTAACGCGTGTAAGCCGGAAACCGCGAGGGGCAAACCGTTTACGGAAGCGTTTCCCACGTCCTCACTCGCGAGAATGATCAATCTTCGCATAATAAAAAGAGGATCTTCCCCTCCTTCCAAAAGAACGGCGAGATAATACAAGGCCGCGTCGGGATCGCTTCCCCGCACCGATTTGATAAACGCGGAAATCACGTCGTAGTGCGATTCTCCGCTTTTGTCGTATTCGATCACGCGGCTTTCTAGATATTCCTCCACGTCCGATTTGGAAATCGTATGACCTTCCGGAAAACTGAAGCTGAGTCCTTCGAGGTTCGAAAGAAGTTTCCTTCCGTCCCCTCCCGAAAAACGGATCAGCGTTTCCTTCGCTTCGTCGTTTAGATTTATAGAATATGCAAGATTTTGAATGCCTCTTTCCAAAAGGGAGGATTGTTCCTCCAGGCTCAAAGGTTCGATTTTCAGGATTTGACAACGGGATAAAAGAGGTCTTGTGATTCGGAAGGCCGGGTTTTCGGTCGTGGCGCCGATCAGTACGAGATGGCCCGTTTCCACTCCTTTCAAAAGACTGTCCTGCTGCGAAGCGCTGAAGCGGTGGATCTCGTCCAAAAACAAAAGGATGGTTCCTTCCCGTTCCGCTCGTTCCAAAAGTTTTTTGATTTCGGCGACACCGGTGGAAACGGCGTTGTATTCGACATACGGAAGATTCCATTTGCGGCAAAGAATTCCGGCTAACGTGGATTTTCCGGTTCCCGGCGGACCGTAAAGAATGATGGAAACGGGAGATCGATAGTTGACGAGTTGTTTGGTGGCCCTCGTCTGACCGATGACCTCTTCGAAACTGGAAGGACGGATTTTATGCGCAAGAGGGGGAATCGGCTTCTTTGTAAAAAGATCGCTCAAGAAACTTCCAACTCGTTTTTGATTTTTCGAAGACAGGTTCGGATCGTCGCGTTGCAGACGTCGCAGGCGCTGTGACAACAAACCAAAGATTGTTCCCGGATATTTCCCTGCAGAACGTTTTCGATCAGGGCTTGGATCCGAATCGGAAGATCGAACAGATCCAGATTCTCTCGGATGACTTCTTCTCTCGTTTTCGGAAATAGATTGGGTTGATTCGTTTCCAAGAGTTTAACCTTGAACCAAAAATTCTTTCATTCGATTGGACTGCGTTTGCAAGCCGAACGGCTCACATTCCGCCTCCGACCCAACCGAATTGAATCAGATAATAGAATACTATAAAACGCGGAATTCGAAAAAGACAACCCTGAAAAAACAAAACGTATCTCATTTTCATCGCGCCCGCCGCCAAAGAAACCCAGGAATACGGAAGCGGAGTCAATGCGGCCAAGACCACGGCCCAAAAACCGTATCGATGCAGATAGTGTTCTAGCTTTTGTTCGTGTTTTTTGACGAAGCTCGCGATTCCTTCTATCTTAGGCAGAAGAATTCTCCCGGTAAGATACGAAATCGTTCCTCCGATGAGACTTCCGATCGAAGCGGATGCGATGACTAAAATCGAATTCAACTTTCCCGCAACGGCGATCATCAGAAAGACGTCGGGCGGAATGAATACGTGCAGGGAATCCGCAAGTAGAATGCCGATCCCGACTCCGAACACTCCGGTGATGTCTATGAACTTTTGTGAAACGGCAAGGACGGGTTCGGGAAACACGCGCGCCAAGAACACGACTCCCAATACGAGAATCACGATTCCGACTAACGTTTGACGGAATAATTTTCGAACGACTCTATCCGGTTCTTTACCGGGAATTTCTTCATTTTCTGTGGAACATTCTTTCGAGGTCATCTCTGCTCAACTTTACTAAGGTGGGTCTTCCGTGCGGACAACGGGAAGGATTTTCGCAATAACTCAGTCTGTTTAAAATTTCGGCGAGGATCGGATCCGAAAGCTGATCCCCTTTTTTGATCGCGGAACGGCAGGCGACACACTTTGCCATCAAGTCGTATAACTCGGGTTCGGTGGTTTCCTTTCCTTCGGTTCGGTTTAGAAAATCGAGAATGATTTCCTTTTCCTCTCCCGGTTCCATATAAGCCGGAATTTCCCGAAGAACCACGCTGTCCTCCCCGAGCGGATCGAGGTGAATTCCGACTTCTTCGTATTCCTTACGTCGGTTTAAAATTTCTTCCTGTTCCTGTTTGGAAACGTCGATTCGAATCGGCGTCAAAAGCGGCTGGATTCCGTAATTCTTCTTTTCTAGTTTTCGAAGAACTTCTTCGTATCGGATTCGTTCGTGCGCCGTATGTTGATCGATGATGTAAAAACCGTCTTCCGCTTCCGCGAGGATAAACGTTTCGAATAGAACTCCGAAGTGTTTTTTCGGAACAAAGGAAGAATGTTTCACCCGTTCGTCGGTAAGCGCCGAAAGAGAAGCTCCCGGTCCCATTCTTTCCAGATCGAAACCTTCCTGTCTGGGAATTTCGCTGAACAACTCTCGACTGAGCAGCGGACTCTCCTGCGCTCGGGAAGAAGAATGCGCTTGATACAAAGAACTCGTTTTAAACGCATCGGGTGTCGGTCTTAAAAGACGTTTTTTCAATTCTAAAAAACTGACCGGAGTGCTAGATCGCAATTCCTTTTGAATGAGAGTGAGAAAAAATCCGTTGAAACCTTCCTCGTCCAAAAAGCGGATTTCTTTTTTGGCTGGATGGACGTTAACGTCCACTCGGGAAGGATCGATATCGAAAAATAAAAAACAATACGGATGTCCATTCGGAGGAAGCAGTTCGTCATACGCTTTTTTTAAAAGAACGGAGCTGTACTTGATTTCGATCGGTCTTCCGTTGATGAAGATGAATTGTCCGGTCCGATTCGATTTATAAAAATCGGGATCGCTGATATAACCGTAGGCTTTGATTCCGCCCCGTTCCAAACTCACTTCCAAAAGATGATCCCGGAAATTCTCCCCGAACAGATCGATGATCCGATCCTTTTTATTTTCCCTGGAAGGAAGAACGAACACTTCCTTTCCGTCTTGAAAAAGACGAAAGCGAACGTCTTCTCTCGCAAGCGCTTGCGTCGTTACGCGGTCGCGGATCTTTTTATCTTCGGAGCGGATCGACTTTAGGAATTTTCTGCGGACGGGAGTGTTAAAGAAAAGTTCTTCCACGAGAATTTTCGTTCCCGTAAATCCGGGAATTTCTTCTCGATCGGAAATCGTTCCTCCGGTCGAACGGATCTTCCAAGCGGTTTTCTGATCCTTGGTTCCGCTTTCCAACGTTAGGCGGGATACCGACGCGATGGAAGCGAGCGCTTCGCCGCGGAATCCGTAACTCAAAACGGATTCAAGATCCTTATAATCTCGGATCTTACTCGTGGCATGTCGTTTTAACGCAGGTTCCAAATCTTCGGGAGCGATTCCCGAACCGTT of Leptospira sanjuanensis contains these proteins:
- a CDS encoding YqaA family protein, which translates into the protein MTSKECSTENEEIPGKEPDRVVRKLFRQTLVGIVILVLGVVFLARVFPEPVLAVSQKFIDITGVFGVGIGILLADSLHVFIPPDVFLMIAVAGKLNSILVIASASIGSLIGGTISYLTGRILLPKIEGIASFVKKHEQKLEHYLHRYGFWAVVLAALTPLPYSWVSLAAGAMKMRYVLFFQGCLFRIPRFIVFYYLIQFGWVGGGM
- a CDS encoding M48 family metallopeptidase produces the protein MPDLFYDGKTAAPVSGTLVPQETGLLFLSETLPEGRNTFHFSYTQIRSLEKLGNEYRLQLDDRQETQNDLIFTFDSPQKAQLIQAHRKRLFSNDFKGILSRFLLLPALPQILVAGILAVGIGTLIMTKLDRLYVIVPESADRSLGEMISKQFETNYSECKNAELSQSVKKIRNTIVSPKKRDRYSIRILKSEEVNAFALPGGTIYILSGLLEESESPEEVAAILAHEIAHVENRHGIRQMIRLLGISLVVKLSIGIGFDDIGTLETITEIVNTLTILRYSREFEEEADGEAFETLKKSGIGLGGFVNFFEREEAKLGKKSPQSGKKKAEEQKEWDAAKILDWFSTHPDNQSRIQKAKDFSKGMKAKQRGIRIDRWKTIRENCS
- the mutL gene encoding DNA mismatch repair endonuclease MutL, translating into MGKIQELSPELINQIAAGEVIESAHSVVKELMENSMDAGATQVDIESKDGGLSLLRITDNGSGIAPEDLEPALKRHATSKIRDYKDLESVLSYGFRGEALASIASVSRLTLESGTKDQKTAWKIRSTGGTISDREEIPGFTGTKILVEELFFNTPVRRKFLKSIRSEDKKIRDRVTTQALAREDVRFRLFQDGKEVFVLPSRENKKDRIIDLFGENFRDHLLEVSLERGGIKAYGYISDPDFYKSNRTGQFIFINGRPIEIKYSSVLLKKAYDELLPPNGHPYCFLFFDIDPSRVDVNVHPAKKEIRFLDEEGFNGFFLTLIQKELRSSTPVSFLELKKRLLRPTPDAFKTSSLYQAHSSSRAQESPLLSRELFSEIPRQEGFDLERMGPGASLSALTDERVKHSSFVPKKHFGVLFETFILAEAEDGFYIIDQHTAHERIRYEEVLRKLEKKNYGIQPLLTPIRIDVSKQEQEEILNRRKEYEEVGIHLDPLGEDSVVLREIPAYMEPGEEKEIILDFLNRTEGKETTEPELYDLMAKCVACRSAIKKGDQLSDPILAEILNRLSYCENPSRCPHGRPTLVKLSRDDLERMFHRK
- a CDS encoding transcriptional regulator translates to MFQSEFKQKKTKETIQSIQQRNSESNRIQTETGKGFKLEADAKQVKARPELYDK
- a CDS encoding replication-associated recombination protein A; amino-acid sequence: MSDLFTKKPIPPLAHKIRPSSFEEVIGQTRATKQLVNYRSPVSIILYGPPGTGKSTLAGILCRKWNLPYVEYNAVSTGVAEIKKLLERAEREGTILLFLDEIHRFSASQQDSLLKGVETGHLVLIGATTENPAFRITRPLLSRCQILKIEPLSLEEQSSLLERGIQNLAYSINLNDEAKETLIRFSGGDGRKLLSNLEGLSFSFPEGHTISKSDVEEYLESRVIEYDKSGESHYDVISAFIKSVRGSDPDAALYYLAVLLEGGEDPLFIMRRLIILASEDVGNASVNGLPLAVSGLHALEAIGMPEGRLILAHVTTFLASCPKSNASYKGLGAALSFVREKGTGIKIPNRLRNAPTFLHKKEGASQGYIYPHDFGGFKEQNYFPDEYADHPPRFYFPTGNGAELKLKEYLEKVWEKTSWKKGD
- the hisC gene encoding histidinol-phosphate transaminase; translation: MIPFQPILNSLKSYEAGKPIELVVREFGIDPHQVIKLGSNENPFGCAQPVVEAVQKAASTMSYYPDDSYLDLKTALGERFGVTPDRIIPGNGSDQVLDFACRCVLGPGDPILINRITFAMYKIYALQCGAKVHSTETVPHDLNAFLDLTKSVKPKIVFLCTPSNPVGDALDKSDVYEFLRRIPEDTLVVIDAAYMEFGNKKDPNKFIPAKEVTDLFPNVFYTGTFSKVYGLGGMRIGYGIGNKELISNLYKMRPPFSVANLSALAATTALQNESHVESYLENNLNEMKRYEEFAKEQRIEFMNSYANFITLFARKNGRSSTEIAQSLLRQGIILRDLKSYELGALRITIGRPDQNDRVLDALRKEFG